In Kangiella koreensis DSM 16069, a single window of DNA contains:
- a CDS encoding SixA phosphatase family protein yields the protein MNHNQADFEGEETSSKKLYIFRHGKSDWEGRFSSDHERPLAERGKIAAEKMGKHLAMIKQTPQRVMCSTSVRTKQTLSLAKEKGSWKCEVQFCRELYLASAEEAIELIHKQDDAIDKLMLVAHEPMCSSLITELAMGANVKFPTASIARLSFRANHWQDIKVNSGRLDWLLTPKTLFK from the coding sequence ATGAACCATAACCAAGCTGATTTTGAAGGTGAGGAAACCTCAAGTAAGAAGCTGTATATTTTTAGGCATGGAAAGTCGGACTGGGAAGGCAGGTTTTCAAGTGACCATGAAAGACCTTTGGCTGAACGTGGCAAAATAGCTGCTGAAAAAATGGGTAAGCATTTAGCTATGATTAAACAGACACCACAAAGGGTCATGTGCTCAACTTCGGTAAGAACTAAACAAACGCTATCGCTTGCAAAAGAAAAAGGGAGTTGGAAATGTGAAGTTCAGTTTTGTCGTGAACTTTATTTAGCCAGTGCCGAAGAAGCTATCGAGCTTATACACAAGCAAGATGATGCTATTGATAAGTTGATGCTGGTCGCCCACGAGCCCATGTGCTCATCGCTAATTACAGAGTTAGCCATGGGGGCTAATGTGAAATTCCCTACAGCATCCATTGCCAGACTCTCATTCCGGGCAAACCATTGGCAGGACATCAAAGTAAACAGTGGTCGTCTGGATTGGTTATTAACACCGAAGACACTGTTTAAATAA
- a CDS encoding TIGR00645 family protein produces MKKIEHGFERALFSSRWVLAPFFVGLILSIFILLGSFAKELWHLVTHFGELGEIATILGILALVDMTLLANLLIIIIFSGYESFVSKIDVSNHEDRPGWMGKVGFSTLKVKLISSIVAISGIDLLRTYMQLDKMPEAIETDVVMWKLLIHGTFVISGLLFAVMDYLTTKSGNDH; encoded by the coding sequence GTGAAAAAAATAGAACACGGTTTTGAAAGAGCACTTTTCAGTAGTCGTTGGGTTTTGGCGCCATTTTTTGTCGGTTTAATTCTTTCGATTTTTATATTATTGGGTAGTTTTGCAAAAGAGCTTTGGCACCTGGTTACCCACTTTGGGGAACTTGGGGAAATTGCCACGATTCTCGGTATTCTGGCGCTTGTAGACATGACCTTGCTAGCCAACCTACTCATCATCATTATTTTTAGCGGCTATGAAAGCTTTGTCTCCAAAATTGACGTTTCAAACCATGAAGACCGTCCTGGCTGGATGGGTAAAGTAGGATTCTCAACATTAAAAGTAAAGCTTATCAGTTCAATCGTAGCGATATCGGGTATCGACCTATTACGAACTTACATGCAATTGGATAAGATGCCAGAGGCAATTGAAACCGATGTGGTCATGTGGAAACTGTTGATTCATGGGACCTTTGTTATTTCTGGATTGCTGTTTGCTGTTATGGATTACCTTACGACTAAGTCTGGTAATGACCATTAA
- a CDS encoding YegP family protein — MAGKFVISKGKDGKLYFVLKAGNGETILQSQGYGSQSACENGIDSVRKNSLNGDRFSKETAKDGRFYFTLNATNGQQIGKSQMYKSESGRNNGIVSVAKNAQDAKVETEA; from the coding sequence ATGGCAGGAAAATTTGTTATATCAAAAGGAAAAGATGGGAAGCTATATTTTGTGCTTAAAGCCGGTAACGGTGAAACCATATTACAAAGTCAGGGCTATGGTTCCCAGTCTGCATGTGAGAATGGCATCGATTCAGTTCGCAAAAACTCCTTAAATGGTGACCGTTTCTCGAAGGAAACAGCCAAAGATGGCCGTTTTTACTTTACCCTGAACGCTACCAATGGGCAGCAAATTGGTAAGAGCCAGATGTATAAATCTGAAAGTGGACGTAACAATGGTATTGTTTCGGTTGCTAAAAATGCTCAAGATGCCAAGGTTGAAACTGAAGCTTAG
- a CDS encoding carboxymuconolactone decarboxylase family protein: MAHLKPLPADSHPELASDFKIFEEILGFIPNSLLTMQRRPKMVQAFGVLTKAVMDPEGEVDLGFKRLIAHFASRAAGCQYCEAHSLIAANIHGISQEKLDAIWEYQTSSLYSDAERVALDYALAAGSVPNAVDDELMIRMKQYWSEEQIVEILGAVCLYGFLNRWNDSMATDLEDSPKQMGDRVLTKGGWTGGKHTR; the protein is encoded by the coding sequence GTGGCACATTTAAAACCTTTACCCGCTGATAGTCACCCAGAGTTAGCCAGCGATTTTAAAATTTTCGAAGAAATTTTGGGCTTTATCCCAAACAGCTTATTAACCATGCAACGTAGACCAAAAATGGTGCAGGCTTTCGGTGTATTAACCAAGGCGGTGATGGATCCCGAAGGTGAAGTTGATTTAGGTTTTAAACGGTTGATTGCACACTTTGCAAGCCGTGCAGCAGGTTGTCAGTATTGTGAAGCTCACTCACTCATTGCGGCTAACATTCATGGCATTTCACAAGAAAAGCTGGATGCCATCTGGGAGTATCAAACCAGTTCTTTATACAGCGATGCAGAGCGGGTTGCACTTGATTATGCCCTAGCAGCAGGTTCAGTGCCCAATGCGGTAGATGATGAGTTAATGATTCGCATGAAGCAGTATTGGTCTGAAGAGCAAATCGTAGAAATATTAGGGGCAGTGTGTCTGTATGGTTTCTTAAATCGCTGGAATGACTCTATGGCTACTGATCTCGAAGATTCACCAAAGCAAATGGGCGATAGAGTTCTGACCAAAGGTGGCTGGACTGGCGGAAAGCATACTCGTTAG
- the msrA gene encoding peptide-methionine (S)-S-oxide reductase MsrA, producing the protein MNHHVFHKTIMTQPEAGQEIATFALGCFWGAEKLFWQQDGVVMTSVGYAGSDFENPSYEQVCAGVTGHAEAVQIIYDPSVISYQDLLQLFWENHDPTQGMRQGNDIGTQYRSVILAHDLTQQELAETSREEYQKLLSAKGYPSITTEIEAFKTYYLAEEYHQQYLSKNPAGYCGHGGTGVCFIQN; encoded by the coding sequence ATGAACCATCATGTATTTCATAAGACGATAATGACCCAGCCTGAAGCAGGGCAGGAGATCGCGACCTTTGCTCTGGGATGCTTCTGGGGGGCAGAAAAACTATTTTGGCAACAAGATGGCGTCGTTATGACTAGTGTTGGTTATGCTGGTTCTGACTTCGAGAACCCTTCCTATGAGCAGGTCTGTGCTGGTGTTACAGGGCATGCCGAAGCTGTGCAAATTATCTATGACCCCAGCGTTATTTCTTATCAGGACTTGTTGCAACTGTTTTGGGAAAATCATGACCCCACTCAAGGCATGCGCCAGGGTAATGATATTGGGACTCAATATCGCTCTGTAATATTAGCTCATGATCTAACGCAGCAGGAACTGGCGGAGACCAGTCGAGAAGAATATCAAAAACTTTTGAGCGCTAAGGGTTATCCGAGCATTACTACGGAGATAGAAGCTTTTAAAACTTATTATTTAGCTGAAGAGTACCATCAACAATATCTCTCAAAAAATCCAGCAGGTTATTGCGGACATGGTGGTACTGGAGTTTGTTTTATTCAAAATTAA
- a CDS encoding M1 family metallopeptidase, with product MKIQHTLFCSLAVMAALAGCQQDGSDEKSKQETAVSQVETKEVEVSKVESVEKRKAHNPIDDHTYGNLHEVKLEHLDLDLTVDFAAKSLKGHVDLSFDRLKDDVSALVLDTRDIDVSKVELYQNDQWVAGEFELAEKDDVMGSKLTVTLEEGVDKVRVHYATQPQASGLQWLTPEQTDGKKHPFMYSQAQAIHARSFVPVQDSPAVRVTYNATIRTPKELLAVMSAFNEPDTELDGEYSFEMPQAIPTYLIAIGVGDLKFKAMSNRTGVYAEPAILDAAVAEFDDTEEMVKVTEELYGPYRWGRYDLLILPPAFPYGGMENPRLSFITPTVIAGDKSLVSLIAHELAHSWSGNLVTNANWHDFWLNEGFTSYVENRIMEELFGRERALMEQSLAVQDLRQAVQDLPKEYTVLNVDLKGADPDDAFSTVPYTKGQMFLVWLEEKFGREVFDAFLVNYFDHFSFQSITTQQFEAYLKENLLDKHPGVVTDEQIRIWIHEPMLPEMMPNPTSDAFNIVNQKTKQLLSGEITLAQLGTEKWTVHEWLHFINNLPAGMSNDDMVAMDMEFKLTESTNNEIAHAWLLLSLKTGYDVVMPRLESYLISIGRRKLIVPLYKQLMETEQGAEFAKRVYKVARPGYHPLAQATLDDIVNK from the coding sequence ATGAAAATACAACATACCTTGTTCTGCTCGTTGGCGGTGATGGCTGCCTTAGCAGGATGTCAGCAAGATGGTTCGGATGAGAAAAGTAAACAGGAAACTGCCGTTTCTCAAGTTGAAACCAAAGAAGTCGAAGTTAGTAAAGTGGAGTCGGTTGAAAAACGTAAAGCGCATAATCCAATCGATGACCATACTTATGGCAACCTTCATGAAGTAAAACTTGAACATCTAGACCTAGATCTAACTGTAGACTTTGCAGCGAAGTCGCTTAAAGGGCACGTTGACTTGAGTTTTGATCGTTTGAAAGATGATGTCAGCGCGTTAGTGCTTGATACACGCGATATTGATGTTTCGAAGGTGGAGCTCTATCAAAATGATCAGTGGGTTGCTGGTGAGTTTGAGCTGGCTGAAAAAGATGATGTCATGGGCTCAAAGTTGACAGTAACTTTAGAAGAGGGTGTTGATAAGGTTCGTGTTCATTATGCAACTCAACCACAAGCCAGCGGACTGCAATGGCTAACGCCTGAGCAAACCGATGGTAAAAAGCATCCATTTATGTACAGCCAGGCCCAAGCCATCCATGCACGTAGTTTTGTGCCAGTTCAAGATAGCCCAGCGGTGCGTGTTACCTATAATGCAACGATTCGCACTCCAAAAGAATTATTGGCCGTGATGAGTGCCTTTAATGAGCCGGACACAGAGCTTGATGGTGAGTACAGCTTCGAAATGCCACAGGCTATCCCTACCTACCTTATTGCAATTGGCGTCGGTGACCTGAAGTTTAAGGCTATGAGCAATAGAACCGGTGTTTATGCCGAACCTGCAATCTTAGATGCAGCTGTTGCTGAGTTTGATGACACTGAAGAGATGGTCAAAGTTACCGAGGAGCTTTATGGCCCATATCGCTGGGGGCGTTATGATTTGTTGATTTTACCTCCTGCATTTCCTTATGGTGGTATGGAGAATCCTCGTTTGTCATTTATTACGCCAACCGTTATTGCGGGTGACAAAAGTCTCGTTAGTTTGATTGCTCACGAGTTGGCTCATTCCTGGTCAGGCAATTTGGTGACTAATGCTAACTGGCATGATTTTTGGCTCAATGAAGGCTTCACTTCTTACGTTGAAAATCGCATTATGGAGGAGCTATTTGGCCGCGAACGCGCTCTAATGGAGCAATCTTTAGCGGTTCAGGATTTGCGCCAGGCAGTTCAGGATTTACCAAAAGAATATACGGTTTTAAATGTGGATTTGAAAGGTGCTGACCCTGATGATGCTTTCTCAACTGTGCCATACACTAAAGGTCAAATGTTTCTGGTTTGGCTGGAAGAGAAGTTTGGTCGTGAAGTTTTTGATGCGTTCTTAGTTAATTATTTCGATCACTTTTCTTTCCAAAGTATAACTACTCAACAGTTTGAAGCTTACCTAAAAGAAAACCTTTTAGATAAACATCCAGGTGTTGTAACTGATGAGCAAATCCGTATCTGGATTCATGAACCCATGTTGCCAGAGATGATGCCAAATCCAACATCAGATGCTTTTAACATTGTTAATCAAAAAACCAAGCAGCTTCTCAGCGGTGAAATCACCTTAGCCCAGCTTGGAACTGAAAAATGGACGGTTCATGAGTGGTTGCATTTCATTAATAACCTTCCGGCAGGTATGTCTAATGATGACATGGTGGCGATGGATATGGAGTTCAAATTGACTGAGTCAACTAACAATGAAATCGCTCATGCCTGGTTATTATTGTCATTAAAAACTGGCTATGACGTGGTCATGCCGCGCCTTGAAAGTTACCTGATTAGCATTGGCCGACGTAAATTAATTGTGCCACTTTATAAGCAGCTTATGGAAACAGAGCAGGGAGCCGAATTTGCCAAGCGCGTTTATAAGGTTGCTCGTCCAGGCTACCATCCTCTTGCGCAAGCAACACTTGACGATATTGTAAACAAATAA
- a CDS encoding cyanophycinase, which translates to MPSQGSGNFERGYIIPIGGCLNSVSDRVAEEMRSICLTSKANALILNISEDPQETELEQVLINNGFAQCETHVVRSRQDASSPITLQHLVGVDLVVIIGERPLQISTLIGGTSLAKQLRKLNADGTHVAGLYGAAALLSEHMIAGGNEANIPTQAGVTMAPGLGLTNRFMVDYHFKQQGRLGRLLTALSYNPFTIGVGIDDGTALFISPKDELQVYGGGAATLIDPCNLQYSSMGSAGSGDPISLFGLQMHILAEGARFSVGERNAFDEHWA; encoded by the coding sequence ATGCCATCACAAGGTAGCGGCAATTTTGAACGTGGTTACATTATTCCGATTGGCGGATGTCTAAATTCAGTCAGTGACCGAGTTGCTGAGGAAATGCGCAGTATTTGTCTGACCTCTAAAGCAAATGCTTTAATCTTAAACATCAGCGAAGACCCGCAAGAAACTGAGCTTGAGCAAGTTTTAATCAATAACGGTTTCGCTCAATGTGAGACTCATGTTGTACGCAGTCGCCAGGATGCCTCAAGCCCAATCACCCTACAGCACCTCGTCGGAGTTGACCTGGTAGTTATTATTGGTGAGCGCCCATTGCAGATTTCTACGTTAATTGGTGGCACATCATTAGCCAAACAACTTCGTAAGCTCAACGCTGATGGTACTCATGTTGCTGGTTTGTATGGTGCGGCAGCTCTGCTTAGCGAGCACATGATTGCTGGAGGCAATGAAGCTAATATTCCAACCCAAGCTGGAGTAACTATGGCGCCGGGACTTGGACTGACCAATCGTTTTATGGTGGATTATCACTTTAAACAACAAGGAAGACTCGGCAGGCTTTTGACAGCTTTGTCTTATAACCCATTTACTATCGGGGTAGGAATTGATGATGGTACGGCTTTATTTATAAGTCCTAAGGACGAATTACAGGTCTACGGAGGTGGCGCAGCTACTTTGATTGATCCCTGTAATCTTCAATATTCGTCCATGGGGTCAGCGGGAAGTGGAGATCCAATTTCCTTGTTTGGCCTACAAATGCACATTTTGGCTGAAGGAGCTCGCTTTAGTGTCGGAGAACGTAATGCGTTTGATGAACACTGGGCCTAA
- the gltX gene encoding glutamate--tRNA ligase → MTVKTRFAPSPTGYLHVGGARTALYCWLYAKKHQGTFVLRIEDTDRERSTDESVQAILDGMQWLHLEHDEGPYYQTRRFERYKEVIGEMLDKGQAYRCYCSKERLDALREEQQANKQNIGYDGHCRGLSEAEQDLSKPHVIRFKNPKEGTVVFDDLIKGQISVNNSEIDDLIIARTDGTPTYNFTVVVDDLDMEITHVIRGDDHVNNTPRQINMIKALGRDVPLYAHVPMILGDDGKRLSKRHGAVSVMQYRDDGYLPQALLNYLVRLGWSHGDQEVFSVEEMIEYFDLTDVNRAPSAFNTDKLNWLNQHYMKELPAEEVIKHLQWHLDQQAVDTSNGPNIKLLIPEMAERVKTLKELASAVRYFYHDFEEFDAGAAKKHLRPVAREPLEVIKSKLVQANDWTAESLHSLVSATAEELEIGMGKVGMPLRVAVTGAGMSPDLGITLEWIGKERVLNRIEKALAFIAVREAQA, encoded by the coding sequence ATGACTGTAAAAACACGCTTTGCTCCAAGCCCAACCGGTTATCTACACGTTGGTGGCGCTCGAACAGCTCTTTATTGTTGGCTCTATGCTAAAAAGCATCAAGGTACTTTCGTATTGAGAATCGAAGACACTGATCGTGAGCGTTCAACGGATGAATCAGTACAAGCTATTCTTGACGGCATGCAGTGGTTGCATTTAGAGCACGACGAAGGTCCTTATTATCAAACTAGGCGTTTCGAACGATACAAAGAAGTAATTGGTGAAATGCTGGATAAAGGTCAGGCCTATCGCTGTTACTGTTCGAAAGAGCGATTGGATGCCTTGCGTGAAGAGCAACAAGCCAACAAGCAGAACATCGGTTATGACGGTCATTGTCGTGGTTTAAGTGAAGCAGAGCAGGATTTATCAAAACCTCACGTGATTCGATTTAAAAACCCAAAAGAGGGCACTGTTGTTTTTGATGATCTCATAAAAGGACAAATCTCAGTTAATAACAGCGAAATAGATGATTTGATTATTGCCCGCACCGATGGTACACCAACTTATAATTTCACTGTGGTTGTAGATGATTTAGACATGGAAATAACACATGTCATTCGTGGTGATGATCATGTGAACAATACACCTCGCCAAATCAACATGATTAAGGCTCTTGGCCGTGATGTACCTTTGTATGCACATGTTCCGATGATCTTAGGTGATGATGGTAAACGTTTATCGAAGCGTCACGGTGCGGTCAGTGTTATGCAGTATCGCGATGATGGATACTTGCCGCAGGCGTTGCTGAACTATCTGGTCCGCTTAGGTTGGTCGCATGGTGATCAGGAAGTGTTCTCGGTGGAGGAAATGATAGAGTACTTTGATTTAACAGACGTCAATCGTGCACCTTCTGCATTCAATACCGACAAGCTGAATTGGCTGAATCAACATTACATGAAAGAGTTGCCAGCAGAAGAGGTTATTAAGCACTTGCAATGGCATCTGGATCAGCAGGCAGTAGATACCAGTAATGGACCTAACATCAAGCTATTAATTCCAGAAATGGCCGAGCGCGTTAAAACGCTTAAAGAATTAGCGTCAGCAGTTCGATATTTTTACCATGACTTTGAAGAGTTCGATGCTGGAGCAGCCAAAAAACATTTGCGCCCTGTTGCAAGAGAGCCTCTCGAAGTGATTAAGTCTAAACTTGTACAAGCGAACGACTGGACAGCAGAGTCCCTGCATAGTCTTGTAAGCGCCACAGCCGAAGAGTTAGAGATTGGCATGGGTAAAGTTGGCATGCCACTTAGAGTAGCCGTTACTGGCGCTGGTATGTCTCCTGATCTTGGTATTACGCTTGAGTGGATTGGTAAAGAGCGTGTGTTGAATCGCATCGAAAAGGCATTAGCTTTTATTGCTGTGCGAGAAGCGCAAGCCTAA
- a CDS encoding FAD-binding oxidoreductase produces the protein MSSDTYIAQLRTLLDDDCLLTDKDSLDHYGKDWTNIKQPAPLAIALPKTTEQVQALILWANDNQIAIVPSGGRTGLSGGAVAANGELVVALDKMNKVIEFNPGSQQVKCQAGAITEQIQQFAEDNDLYYPVDFASSGSSQIGGNIATNAGGIKVIRYGLTRDWVQGLTVVTGKGDILELNKGLVKNATGYDLRHLFIGSEGTLGIVTEATLKLTRKPVNLTVLLLAIPNLDSLMPILQQFQKAVDLTAFEFFSDEALEKVMAHHNLACPVQQRAPYYCLLEFDAASEDILEAALAEFETGLGNEQILDGTMSQSQQQVEDLWKYREFISETISGRKPYKNDISVTPEKITKFLTGVNDIVAKDYPDFEVIWFGHIGDGNLHLNILAPEDMDYQEFTESCEQVNPKIFTLLQELGGSISAEHGVGLLKKPYLNFTRSDTEISYLKAIKHAFDPKGIMNPGKVID, from the coding sequence ATGTCTTCAGATACTTATATCGCTCAGTTACGCACCCTACTTGATGATGACTGCTTGCTTACTGATAAAGATTCTCTTGACCACTATGGTAAAGACTGGACCAACATCAAACAGCCAGCCCCCCTAGCAATTGCATTGCCTAAAACCACCGAGCAAGTCCAGGCCCTAATTCTATGGGCTAACGACAATCAAATTGCAATCGTCCCCTCTGGCGGTCGAACTGGCTTGAGTGGTGGCGCTGTTGCCGCTAACGGCGAACTGGTCGTCGCATTGGACAAGATGAACAAAGTCATTGAGTTCAACCCAGGCAGTCAGCAAGTAAAATGCCAGGCAGGCGCTATTACCGAACAAATCCAGCAGTTTGCCGAAGACAATGATCTTTATTATCCGGTCGATTTTGCATCCAGTGGCTCAAGCCAAATCGGTGGCAATATTGCGACAAATGCTGGTGGTATTAAAGTTATCCGTTATGGGCTCACTCGTGACTGGGTACAAGGTTTAACTGTAGTAACAGGCAAAGGTGACATTCTGGAATTGAACAAGGGCTTGGTAAAAAATGCTACCGGCTATGATCTGCGTCACCTGTTCATTGGTAGTGAGGGTACCTTGGGAATCGTTACAGAAGCCACCCTTAAACTAACCCGCAAACCCGTCAATTTAACGGTATTGCTGTTAGCCATTCCCAACCTTGATAGCTTAATGCCGATTCTCCAGCAGTTCCAAAAAGCCGTTGACCTGACAGCCTTTGAGTTCTTCTCTGACGAAGCCTTAGAAAAGGTCATGGCTCATCACAACCTTGCCTGCCCTGTTCAGCAACGCGCGCCTTACTACTGCTTGCTAGAATTTGACGCCGCCAGTGAAGATATCCTCGAAGCAGCCTTGGCAGAGTTTGAAACAGGCCTTGGTAATGAACAGATTCTTGATGGAACTATGAGCCAAAGTCAGCAGCAGGTTGAAGATTTGTGGAAATATCGAGAGTTTATATCCGAAACCATTTCCGGTCGCAAACCTTATAAAAATGATATTTCAGTTACACCAGAAAAAATTACAAAATTTTTAACAGGCGTGAATGATATTGTCGCTAAAGACTACCCTGACTTTGAAGTCATTTGGTTTGGTCATATTGGAGATGGTAATTTACACCTCAACATTCTTGCGCCAGAGGATATGGACTACCAAGAGTTTACTGAGTCTTGTGAGCAGGTTAACCCTAAAATATTTACTTTGCTTCAGGAGCTCGGTGGTAGCATTTCAGCAGAGCACGGTGTTGGTCTTCTTAAGAAGCCTTACTTAAACTTCACACGAAGTGATACTGAAATTAGCTATTTAAAAGCTATCAAGCATGCTTTTGATCCGAAAGGAATAATGAATCCCGGTAAGGTTATTGATTAA